A window of Castanea sativa cultivar Marrone di Chiusa Pesio chromosome 1, ASM4071231v1 contains these coding sequences:
- the LOC142621622 gene encoding uncharacterized protein LOC142621622 gives MASLWKSKEVMSRPKPNDKCKKHPKHKQAPGVCALCLSERLSQLSTGSSCRTSTTTGSSCCSSSLSSVSSYYSSSSASSCSSPAMLRSSTSISFLFSGKYVLTKSRSLAIVPRMKSRVDNDNDKKKKGGFWSNLLRPRTKRKEKSLIDSGP, from the coding sequence ATGGCAAGCCTATGGAAATCAAAGGAGGTGATGTCTCGGCCTAAGCCTAATGATAAGTGCAAGAAGCACCCCAAACACAAACAAGCACCGGGTGTTTGTGCACTTTGTCTCAGTGAAAGACTCTCTCAATTATCAACCGGTAGTTCATGTAGAACCTCTACAACCACGGGTTCTTCttgttgttcttcttctcttaGCTCTGTCTCATcttattattcttcttcttcggcCTCTTCTTGTTCATCTCCAGCAATGCTTCGTTCTAGTACTTCGATATCTTTCTTGTTTAGTGGCAAGTATGTACTCACCAAGAGTAGATCTTTGGCTATTGTTCCAAGAATGAAAAGTAGGgttgataatgataatgataagaagaagaaaggtgGGTTTTGGTCCAATTTGCTTCGGCCAAGAACTAAGCGGAAGGAGAAGAGTTTGATTGACTCAGGACCATGA